In Fragaria vesca subsp. vesca linkage group LG5, FraVesHawaii_1.0, whole genome shotgun sequence, the genomic stretch CTCTAGTTTTTGGATCTTCCTCTTGAGTGGTAAACAATACGTACATTCAGTAAAAAATGAAATACATTTTCACAGTGCTAAATTTTCTTACACACTTTGCATTTTGCCATTAAACTACATCCCGTTTTAGTTGTTGGTTTGTTACTTGTTACACCAAAGATTTCACCCCTGAACCTGTTTGGGAAACAATATCAATTTCAGTGTTACAATACATGTTAAGTAGGTTTACACGTCGTGTATACAAGAATTTCCTGGATAACAGATGATCCCAAGTAGCTAGTAGCTAGGGGACTTTTATCATCACTCTTTACTCTCTTTCTTGACTACTGAACATGAATCTCAGGTGATCGACCATTACTTTTGGATGTCATTCATCTTTCTCTGGTCGGCATTCGGTTCAACTTTTGGGTCACAAACAAGTCCAATTTATTTTTTCAGAAAAGCCCAATTCTATTGAGCTCTCAGCGTTACAAGAGCGTCCGCAAAAGCAGCCTTGAAAAACTCCTAACGTAACACGAAGCACGATAAGTAACTTGCCAAACAAAACGTAAAATAACATCAGTATATCAGCCTCTCTAGACGTTTCTCAGTCCGGTCTGTTATGTCAAGCTCCTTTTACTGTTTTTGGAGGAAACCAAATTATTGTGGTCAACATTCGCAGCTCATGCACTTAGTTTTCTAAATAACGCACGTCCAGAAATAACAAAACAGTACCACTCTGGGTTGTCCCCAATTCGAAAAATGGAAAAACCAAAATAAAAAATAAAAAATAAAAATGTAAGGAGGGAAACACCACCAGAAACAGAGAAAGAACAAGGCCTAGCTAAGGCCCCAAGTAAAAATAACCAAAAGGGTTTTCCATTCTGAAAAAAGTTTGCTGGTGATCGACGTTTTGAGTACGTACGCCCTAGGGTTAGGGTTGCAGCGGAGGAAATGAAACTGTGGAAAAAAGCTGCCGGGCTTATCAAAGACCGGAACAGCATTTGGGCCGCCTCCATTTCTCGCCGGACCTCCTACCGCAACCCCGACCTAGAATCCATCGTTATCAAGGCCACCAGCCACGACGAGTTACACGTCGACTATAAGAACTTCCACCGCGTCTACCAATGGGTACGTACCTCTCCCATGTACGTAAAGCCTTTGTTGTATGCCATCTCCTCCAGAATGGAGAAGACAAGGTCTTGGGTGGTGGCGCTTAAAGGCTTGATGCTCATGCACGGCATCTTCTGCTGTAAGATCCCCGCCGTGCAGAGGATCGGACGGCTGCCGTTTGATCTCTCCAACTTCACCGACGGACATTCCAGGCCGAGCAAGACGTGGGCCTACGACGCCTTCGTGAGGGCGTATTTTATTTACTTGGACCAGAGGTCCGCTTTTCTTCAGGAAACTGCGACGTCGGCCGTGGCGTTTAAGAAGCAGCAGAAGCTGGGGAGATTACAAGGCGGCGGCCTTGACCTTCAGCATGCGGAGGAGGAGCCACCGTTGACTGAGGAGCTTGTGAAGCTGAGGAAATGGCAGGCATTGATGGACATGTTGCTAGAGATAAGGCCTAATCTCGGCACGGCGAAAGTGTATCTTGTTTTTGAAGCCATGATATGTATTTTGACGGAGATATTCGACATGTACAGCAGAATATGCAAGGGAATAGCTCGAGTTCTGCTGAGGATTTACGCTGCGCCGGGGAAGGAGGAGGCGCAAATGGCGCTTGCGGTGGTTCAGAAGGCGGCGATGCAAGGACAGGAGCTGGAAATGTACCTTGAATTCTGCAGGGATTTGGGTGCTCTTGGATCTTCGGAGTGCCCTAAAGTAAAGCAGATTCCTGAGGAAGATATTAAAGACCTAGAAAGAATAATACGGGAAGCTGGGGATGATGCGGTGAAGGAAAAGAGGGAGGAGATTGTAGAGAAAGAAAGCGATGGTGGTGATTTGTTGATTGTTGGTGATGATCATCATGATAAGAGGACGACGAAGAAGAAAGTTTTCAAGACTATAATCACAGATAAATGGGAGGTGTTTCCTGAAGACGATATGATCAGCTGGGTGAGCACTGGTTATAACGATGCCAGTGCTGCAGCTGCAGATTACAATAACCCTTTTGCATCCTCTTCGAATCTGATGCCTCATGTTGCTCCTGCTCATACTAAGCCTGTTCTTCCGGATTTGATTAGTTTCTAAATTGATCGTTTGAAATTGTCTCCAGGAGTCTCCATCTTCGTTTATGCCACTTCAATTTCCCAATTTGTGAGTTTAACGTGCATGGACCTATGGAAAACAGTAGATAAAAGTTCAATTATATATGAGATCAACTATTAATTAGGAATGGTGTCTATTCTCTCTTATATATGACCACTTTTTTGTTTCTCACAACACTTTAGTTTGGCCAACTTTTTCTATGACGATCTAGCTAGCTTATTCCTTATTCATTGCTATTTAAAGTTTTGTAATACATAAATATTTTGCTGATTCGGCATGCTTCATAAAAAGCGTATTTCATCAAATTTTTGATAATTATTGCAAGAGTGTGGTTCATATATTTAAACTACGTTCTCAAGAGAATAACCACTTATTAGATTGTAATTCATTCGATGCAATGGGTTTGGCTACTATAAACCATCGGATCATTCGGTAATTCAAAAATTAATATGATCCAACGATTCACGGTTTGCTGCATAGCATGTGGTACCACATAACAGAAATTTCACTCATTCAATAGTTTGAAGAAAAAAGAGAAACCCGAAAATTGATAAATCACGTAGTTAGGAGCACGACAGGGTCTAGTAACACTATGACTAAGAATTCATTCTCAATTTATATTGGCATCTCGGAAAGAAGTGTTCTAACTAATCCCTTATTGAATTCTTCATAAATCTCATTGTCGATTAATTCGATCACGTTAGGCTCCAGATTGGTCAAGTATTTATACATGTATTGTGGCTCAAACGAATATGAAGTAGATGCAAACTATTCATTTTAAGTGATTTCACATGATTAATATCTTACGTAGTTTCTCTTCATAATCATGTTATTTTCTTACATTCAAATTTAACATCTCTTTAACATCCCCCAACGTTGTTCTCCTCTAAAATTGCTTCATTCTATTGGTCATCGTGTGGGTCAAAGCCAGCGGTGCTCTGGTCAGAAAGAGTTAGCCCAGTAGAATTAACAAAGGCCCGTAGCCCAATACAATACACGAGAAAACTCCTCTCCCAACCTTATCCTCCCCCAACCGAAATTCAAATCGTCCCCCAACTCGAATATTCGCATCGTCTCCGACCTCCCAACCCTTCTCCTTCTCCTTCTCCTTCTCCTTCTCATCCCAATTCCGACGATACCCTATCCCTACGAAACCGGTCCCCCCTTTCTTCTCTAATTCTGCACATCCCTCCGCTCAGGTAACTAACTCCGCTTTCTTCATCTCCCCTCTGCTTAATTCCGCTTAATTGTAATCCAATCCTTTCTTCTGTACTCAATCATGCATTTTGTTCTGAGTTTATGTACTCCATGCTTAGCATAACTACGGATCTGTGTTAATTATGCTAATCTGGCTGTAATAACTGCGTATCTATCAGGATCCCCAATTCGAGTTCAGCATTGGCTTTTACAATGAAGTTCTTGGAGTACACACCCTTGGATCGGTAAAATATATAGTTCTAGATATTTATACGTGAGCTGCTTAGTTTTTTAATTAATTAATTTTTTTTTTTTGTGTGGATTTATGATTGTGATTTTGGATTTGTATTTGCAGATTAAATGATTTCTTTAGTCATTTAAATCTTGGAGAGAGAACTATTAAGGGCTGTCTTGAAGCTTACTCTTGTAAGTACAGAATTGTATGATTTTTTTAAATTTTTTCGTTATTTAGAGAATGTTGTTGTGATTGTTTTGCAGATGTTTAAAGTTTGTTTCTGTGTTTCGATTGCTAGGTAAACACACGGGTTTGGATAAGAAATTGTCTCTGAGTTTGGAGAATGAGGTAGGCATATGCATCTTTAGTATCGTTTTGTTTAGTTTTTGACATTTTGCTTTTATGCATCAAGCGATTCATATATATTGCACTTAAATTTTGATATAGATAGGTAGTAAATAATAAGTATGGTAAATGGCTCTTTCTCTTTTTTTTTTTTTTTTTTTTTTTTTTTGCCTTCATGTTCCGTAATTTATATCGTGGTGATCGTGTGCAATTTTTTTTCCAAAACTTGTTGAGGCTCTTTAGCAATTGTATGCTTTATCTTTATATTAGCACCCATATCCTCTGCTTTTAGGGCATATTTATCTTATGTTATCATTTGTTTTTGTGTTTAAATTCAGATTCTTGACTATCTCGTAAAATCTTCTGACACTGACTGTTCCTCGCCCGCTGAGTCCCTTCTGAGTAGATCCAGGTTTGCGTTGTTAACTAGATGGATTTTGAATGCTGCTACTTGTTTCTTGAATATGTTTTAATCCGTAATACTATGTTCATTCCAGTCGGAAGACATTGATTTACCTGGTCTTGACCCTCTATCACTTGTATCCGGACTATGACTTCAGGTACCCATGTATCCTATGCTGTAATTAATATAATGTTACAAGAGGATTATGGGTAATGCCATTGTCAGCTTGTTTGGGCGACATGGCAACCCAATTTATAATCCTCTTCTGTTTGTATTGGGAGTGTTGTCAAGAGGTTTGACAGACAGTAAAATTGTCGCTCTAAGGAGTTGAGAGTTCAAATCTCTCCATTTCCCAAGTCAAAGGTTGATGTTCTATGTGGTTGATTTGTTGTGACTCTGCACCTTATCACTATATAGTGTATGTGTACTTTGATTCATATACGTGAATTTTCTTTAACTGTCTTTCTATATTATGTTATTGCCTACTTTTTTGTGGTTTCCAGTGCTATCAATGCTCACCAGTTCTTCACAGAGGAAACCTGGGACAGTTTTAAGCAGATTTTTGATACCTATATGGTGGAAGCATCAAAGGTATTGCTTGCTTCTTTGTGTGAGTAACGTCTTTGTCCAGCTAATGTCTTACTTTGGGGTCTTGCCTGTAATTCTTTGTTCAAACTTCAAAGTAGATGCTTCTGTCAGTATTATTTACATTTTCAATTTGGTCCTAGTGTAACATTGTTTGACTGGTGAGTTGATAGTTTTCAAGCAAGACTGATGCTCAATTTATCATTTGTGTTACTGACCTTTGACTACACAGAA encodes the following:
- the LOC101305377 gene encoding putative clathrin assembly protein At1g25240-like, translating into MKLWKKAAGLIKDRNSIWAASISRRTSYRNPDLESIVIKATSHDELHVDYKNFHRVYQWVRTSPMYVKPLLYAISSRMEKTRSWVVALKGLMLMHGIFCCKIPAVQRIGRLPFDLSNFTDGHSRPSKTWAYDAFVRAYFIYLDQRSAFLQETATSAVEEPPLTEELVKLRKWQALMDMLLEIRPNLGTAKVYLVFEAMICILTEIFDMYSRICKGIARVLLRIYAAPGKEEAQMALAVVQKAAMQGQELEMYLEFCRDLGALGSSECPKVKQIPEEDIKDLERIIREAGDDAVKEKREEIVEKESDGGDLLIVGDDHHDKRTTKKKVFKTIITDKWEVFPEDDMISWVSTGYNDASAAAADYNNPFASSSNLMPHVAPAHTKPVLPDLISF
- the LOC101296569 gene encoding repressor of RNA polymerase III transcription MAF1 homolog, with amino-acid sequence MKFLEYTPLDRLNDFFSHLNLGERTIKGCLEAYSCKHTGLDKKLSLSLENEILDYLVKSSDTDCSSPAESLLSRSSRKTLIYLVLTLYHLYPDYDFSAINAHQFFTEETWDSFKQIFDTYMVEASKEWTETNEGSSLLDTLYKALDEVVGLAECEIYGYNPDPDADPFPERGAVWSFNFFFYNRKLKRVVTFRICCLSNLVTDGFIMDELRHEEDGEIFDVMDM